TTAAGAAGACCTGACAAGTCGAAAGAAGACTTGTCAGGTCAGGCAGATTGACTCGTCTTTGCGCAATTTATTCGTGCATTCGTGGCAATTTGCAGACATGTTCTCCCGGACAATCCCGTCTGAAATTCAGCGCATGCTTTTCCGTTACTGCTTCCTCATGGTCTGCCCCAGGTGCAGCATCCTGAACCCTTTTTCAAAATCTTCCCAGCGCATGGTGGCCGAACAGGTAATCAGGCGGGTCTCACCCGGCTGCATATCGAAAAAGTTATCCGAAAAATTCACATCGGTATTGTCGCTGACCAGCATCAGGTTTTTGCAAAAATTCCGGGTTGAGATTTCAATCACAAAATGGTCGCCTTTATCGCTTATCCGCGATTTAAGACCCGGATCAGGCAGCAAAAGGTCTTTTGGTTTTGCGAAATAAGCAAATTCCTGATCAATCACCCGGGAACCATCCATAAGGGTTGCCGTCAGAAAAACTTTATTCTCCTGGTAATTGAGCGGCAGTTCTTTGAGGTCAATGCTGCAAAGGAGCGTCGCTCCGTTTGCCGGAAGCGTCACTTTGTAAGGTCTGTTCCATAATGAAAGCCCGTTGAAATCTGCCAGATTCAGGCGCAGTAAGGCCGGAGTTTTCTGATCAGTGTCAGAAACACCGTAAACCAGTAGTTTACCATTTTCAACTACCACCTGTATGATCTGGTTTTTCAGCGCATCTTTTACAAAATAATGCATTGCTTTCCACTTGCCGTAATAATCGATGCCCGACCAGGAGGCCACCGGCCATACATCGTTCAATTGCCAGTAAAGCGATCCCATGCAAAACGGCATATCCGACCGGTGGGTTCTGAGTGCCATTCCGATGGCATCTGCCTGCAGCAACTGACCAACATAAAGCAGGTGCTCAAAGTTATCAGGAATCTGATAATCCTGTTCCATATACTGCCGGATGCGGAGGTTGCCGATACCGCTGCGCTGGTGCGAAGTCATTACGGGCGATTCGATGTTCCAGTCTTCGGGCAGGGTGTATTTTTTAACGCTGTTAAACTCGGGGAACGATTGAAATCCATATTCGCTCATAAAGCGTGCTTTATAATTCCTGAAAGCGGAAATCGGCTCCTGACCGTGCCATACGCCCCAATAATGCACATCGCCGCGGTTTCCGCTCCAGTTGGCCAGCACTCCCCCGCCCTGCGTCGGTGAAGAAGGCCAGTAGGTATAATCCGGCGCATATTGCTTCACGGCAGCAGGCAGTATATGGTGAAAAAGGGTATCATAGCTTTGCCATATCTCACGTTGCTGTGCTTTGTCATATTTCTCCTTCCATCCCCATCCGCGCGTAAAATCGCCTTCGGCCCAGGCATATTCAATCTCATTGTTGCCGCACCATAGTGCAATGCAGGCATGATTCCTCAGGCGTTTGATGTTGTCAACGGCTTCGAGCCTTACATTGTCCAGAAAATCTTTATCTCCGGGGTACATAGCGCAGGCAAACATAAAATCCTGCCATACCATAATGCCGTGCCGGTCGCACAAATCATAAAAATAGTCGTTCTCATAAATGCCCCCTCCCCACACCCGGAGCATATTGATGTTGGCTTCGGCGGCCGATTTCACGATAAACTCATAGCGGGCTGAATCCACCCTGGGCAGAAAAATATCATTGGGAATATAGTTAGCCCCTTTGGCAAACACCGGCCGTCCGTTTACTTCAAAATGAAAGCTTTCCCCACCCCCTTTGGCATCAGGCCTGCGCACATGCTTCAGACTGCGTAAACCAATCTGACGGTTAAAAGTGTGCAGTTCTTTACCCTTATGGCTGAGCACCGCGCTCACGGTATAGAGAGGCTGACCGCCCGCCCCGTTGGGCCACCATAGCCGGGGATTCTTTATGATAAAATCAATATCCGGATGCCGGATCCCGGGTGACATGCTGATTTCACGGGCAGCAACCGGCTGGCCGTCCATCAGAATTTCAAGTTTATAAAGTCCTTCCTGCTGAACACTGACTTCCACGCCTGCCTTAACACGTGCTTCCTTTGCCGTAACGCTTTCCTGCCTGACGAAAAGGTCGTTGATGCGTGCTGTCCGGTTAATAATCAGCTCCACAGGCCGCCAGATACCGGAGGTCACCAGGCGCGGGCCCCAATCCCAGCCGAAGTGATATCCCGGCTTGCGCGTAAAAATACTGATCCTTACCGAACCCATCCCTCCGTTCTCCGACTGGTCGTTATCAGCCGGCAATCCATAACCCAGGGCCTCCTGCTTCAGCAAGCCCTGCATCACCGGCGATTCAAAACGGATAAAGATCTCGTTTTCGCCTTCTTTCAGGTGCTTGCCGGCTTCGGCTTCCCAGGTACGGTGAAAATTATCGGCTTTGAACAAAAGCGCCCCGTTTACCATTACCGTGGCATAAGTATCCAACCCGTGAAACCGCAGCATCAGGCTGCCTGCCCGGAGTTGAGCGGCATCCAGTTGAAAACGGGTGCGGTACTCCCAGTTTACCTTGTCGATCCACTGCAGATTCTTTTCGTTGAGCCTGTAGTATGGATCCTCTATCTGTCCGTTTGCCAGCAGGTCGGTGTGGACCGTGCCGGGGACAACGGCTGGATACCACTGCGGTGTTCCGGCCTGGCGGAACTCCCAGTCGTTATTCAGTTCAACGGAGGTTTGGGCCATCAGGGACAGTGACCC
This sequence is a window from Lentimicrobium saccharophilum. Protein-coding genes within it:
- a CDS encoding beta-mannosidase, producing MKKLIVIFILLSGLILKGSLSLMAQTSVELNNDWEFRQAGTPQWYPAVVPGTVHTDLLANGQIEDPYYRLNEKNLQWIDKVNWEYRTRFQLDAAQLRAGSLMLRFHGLDTYATVMVNGALLFKADNFHRTWEAEAGKHLKEGENEIFIRFESPVMQGLLKQEALGYGLPADNDQSENGGMGSVRISIFTRKPGYHFGWDWGPRLVTSGIWRPVELIINRTARINDLFVRQESVTAKEARVKAGVEVSVQQEGLYKLEILMDGQPVAAREISMSPGIRHPDIDFIIKNPRLWWPNGAGGQPLYTVSAVLSHKGKELHTFNRQIGLRSLKHVRRPDAKGGGESFHFEVNGRPVFAKGANYIPNDIFLPRVDSARYEFIVKSAAEANINMLRVWGGGIYENDYFYDLCDRHGIMVWQDFMFACAMYPGDKDFLDNVRLEAVDNIKRLRNHACIALWCGNNEIEYAWAEGDFTRGWGWKEKYDKAQQREIWQSYDTLFHHILPAAVKQYAPDYTYWPSSPTQGGGVLANWSGNRGDVHYWGVWHGQEPISAFRNYKARFMSEYGFQSFPEFNSVKKYTLPEDWNIESPVMTSHQRSGIGNLRIRQYMEQDYQIPDNFEHLLYVGQLLQADAIGMALRTHRSDMPFCMGSLYWQLNDVWPVASWSGIDYYGKWKAMHYFVKDALKNQIIQVVVENGKLLVYGVSDTDQKTPALLRLNLADFNGLSLWNRPYKVTLPANGATLLCSIDLKELPLNYQENKVFLTATLMDGSRVIDQEFAYFAKPKDLLLPDPGLKSRISDKGDHFVIEISTRNFCKNLMLVSDNTDVNFSDNFFDMQPGETRLITCSATMRWEDFEKGFRMLHLGQTMRKQ